In one Camelus dromedarius isolate mCamDro1 chromosome 31, mCamDro1.pat, whole genome shotgun sequence genomic region, the following are encoded:
- the PES1 gene encoding pescadillo homolog isoform X2, producing MGGLEKKKYERGSATNYITRNKARKRLQLSLADFRRLCILKGIYPHEPKHKKKVNKGSTAARTFYLIKDIKFLLHEPIVNKFREYKVFVRKLRKAYGKSEWNTVERLKDNKPNYKLDHIVKERYPTFIDALRDLDDALSMCFLFSTFPRTGKCHVHTIQLCRRLAVEFMHYVIAARALRKVFLSIKGIYYQAEVLGQPIVWITPYTFSHDHPTDVDYRVMATFTEFYTTLLGFVNFRLYQSLNLHYPPKLEGQPHAEAKSSEDTYALDSESSMEKLAALGASLARVVVPTEEEAEVDEFPADGEVSAQEEDRRKELEAQEKHKKLFEGLKFFLNREVPREALAFIIRSFGGNVSWDRSLCIGATYDVTDSGITHQIVDRPGQQTPVIGRCYVQPQWVFDSVNARLLLPVADYFPGVQLPPHLSPFVSEKEGDYVPPEKLKLLALQRGEHPGNLNESEEEDDEEDNEGDGDEDKEEGKEEEEEEDMEAGSEKEEEAHLMALEERRMEAQQTAPEERRTEARQTAPEEQRAEGKPRVMVGTVKLEDKQRLAQEEESEAKRLAIMMMKKREKYLYNKIMFGKRRRIREANKLAEKRKAHDEAVRSEKKAKKARPV from the exons ATGGGAGGCCTAGAGAAAAAGAAG taTGAGCGAGGCTCTGCCACCAACTACATCACCCGAAACAAAGCCCGGAAGAGGCTGCAGCTCAGCCTGGCCGACTTCAG ACGGCTGTGCATTTTGAAGGGCATTTATCCCCATGAACCCAAACACAAGAAGAAGGTTAACAAGGGCTCCACGGCAGCCCGAACCTTTTACCTTATTAAAGACATCAAATTCCTCCTCCACGAACCCATTGTCAACAAGTTTCGGGAATACAAg GTGTTCGTCCGGAAGCTGCGCAAGGCCTATGGGAAGAGTGAGTGGAACACAGTGGAGCGGCTGAAGGACAACAAGCCCAACTACAAGCTCGACCACATCGTCAAGGAGCG GTACCCAACATTCATAGATGCCCTGCGGGACCTGGACGATGCCCTCTCCATGtgcttcctcttctccaccttcccACGGACTGGCAAGTGCCACGTGCACACCATCCAGCTGTGCCGCCGGCTCGCTGTGGAGTTCATGCACTACGTCATTGCTGCCCGTGCCCTGCGCAAG GTCTTCCTGTCCATCAAAGGCATCTACTACCAGGCCGAGGTGCTGGGGCAGCCCATTGTGTGGATCACGCCCTACACCTTCTCCCACGAT cacccaacGGACGTGGACTACAGGGTCATGGCCACCTTCACTGAGTTCTACACGACTCTGCTGGGCTTCGTCAACTTCCGCCTCTACCAGTCACTCAACCTGCACTACCCACCCAAG CTCGAGGGCCAGCCCCATGCAGAAGCGAAGAGCAGTGAGGACACTTATGCTTTGGACTCTGAGAGCTCTATGGAG AAACTGGCTGCCCTTGGTGCCAGCCTGGCCCGTGTGGTGGTGCCCACGGAGGAGGAGGCTGAAGTGGATGAGTTTCCTGCCGATGGG GAGGTGTCGGCGCAGGAGGAGGACCGCAGGAAGGAGCTGGAGGCTCAGGAGAAGCACAAGAAGCTCTTTGAGGGCCTGAAGTTCTTCCTGAACCGCGAGGTGCCCCGCGAGGCCCTGGCTTTCATCATCAG GAGTTTTGGAGGGAACGTGTCCTGGGACAGATCTCTGTGCATCGGTGCCACCTACGACGTCACAGACTCCGGCATCACCCACCAGATTGTTGACCGGCCTGGGCAGCAGACCCCCGTCATTGGCAG GTGCTACGTGCAGCCCCAGTGGGTGTTCGACTCTGTGAACGCCCGGCTCCTCCTCCCCGTGGCAGACTACTTCCCTGGGGTGCAGCTGCCCCCACACCTCTCGCCCTTTGTGTCAGAGAAGGAAGGCGATTATGTCCCCCCTGAGAAGCTGAAGTTGCTGGCCCTGCAGCGGGGGGAGCACCCAG GAAATTTGAACGAATCTGAAGAGGAGGATGATGAAGAGGACAATGAAGGTGATGGTGATGAagacaaagaggaaggaaaagaagaggaggaggaggaggatatgGAGGCTGGttcagaaaaggaggaggaggcccaCCTGATGGCCCTGGAGGAGCGGAGGATGGAGGCCCAACAGACAGCCCCGGAGGAGCGGAGGACAGAGGCCCGACAGACGGCCCCAGaagagcagagggcagaggggaag CCCAGGGTGATGGTGGGCACGGTGAAGCTGGAGGACAAGCAGCGGCTGGCTCAGGAGGAGGAGAGTGAGGCCAAGCGCCTGGCCATCATGATGATGAAGAAGCGGGAGAAGTACCTGTACAACAAGATCATGTTTGGCAAGAGGCGCAGAATCCGCGAG GCCAACAAACTGGCGGAGAAGCGGAAAGCCCATGATGAGGCTGTGAGGTCTGAGAAGAAGGCCAAGAAGGCAAGGCCGGTGTGA
- the PES1 gene encoding pescadillo homolog isoform X1, translating into MGGLEKKKYERGSATNYITRNKARKRLQLSLADFRRLCILKGIYPHEPKHKKKVNKGSTAARTFYLIKDIKFLLHEPIVNKFREYKVFVRKLRKAYGKSEWNTVERLKDNKPNYKLDHIVKERYPTFIDALRDLDDALSMCFLFSTFPRTGKCHVHTIQLCRRLAVEFMHYVIAARALRKVFLSIKGIYYQAEVLGQPIVWITPYTFSHDHPTDVDYRVMATFTEFYTTLLGFVNFRLYQSLNLHYPPKLEGQPHAEAKSSEDTYALDSESSMEKLAALGASLARVVVPTEEEAEVDEFPADGEVSAQEEDRRKELEAQEKHKKLFEGLKFFLNREVPREALAFIIRSFGGNVSWDRSLCIGATYDVTDSGITHQIVDRPGQQTPVIGRCYVQPQWVFDSVNARLLLPVADYFPGVQLPPHLSPFVSEKEGDYVPPEKLKLLALQRGEHPGNLNESEEEDDEEDNEGDGDEDKEEGKEEEEEEDMEAGSEKEEEAHLMALEERRMEAQQTAPEERRTEARQTAPEEQRAEGKKPRVMVGTVKLEDKQRLAQEEESEAKRLAIMMMKKREKYLYNKIMFGKRRRIREANKLAEKRKAHDEAVRSEKKAKKARPV; encoded by the exons ATGGGAGGCCTAGAGAAAAAGAAG taTGAGCGAGGCTCTGCCACCAACTACATCACCCGAAACAAAGCCCGGAAGAGGCTGCAGCTCAGCCTGGCCGACTTCAG ACGGCTGTGCATTTTGAAGGGCATTTATCCCCATGAACCCAAACACAAGAAGAAGGTTAACAAGGGCTCCACGGCAGCCCGAACCTTTTACCTTATTAAAGACATCAAATTCCTCCTCCACGAACCCATTGTCAACAAGTTTCGGGAATACAAg GTGTTCGTCCGGAAGCTGCGCAAGGCCTATGGGAAGAGTGAGTGGAACACAGTGGAGCGGCTGAAGGACAACAAGCCCAACTACAAGCTCGACCACATCGTCAAGGAGCG GTACCCAACATTCATAGATGCCCTGCGGGACCTGGACGATGCCCTCTCCATGtgcttcctcttctccaccttcccACGGACTGGCAAGTGCCACGTGCACACCATCCAGCTGTGCCGCCGGCTCGCTGTGGAGTTCATGCACTACGTCATTGCTGCCCGTGCCCTGCGCAAG GTCTTCCTGTCCATCAAAGGCATCTACTACCAGGCCGAGGTGCTGGGGCAGCCCATTGTGTGGATCACGCCCTACACCTTCTCCCACGAT cacccaacGGACGTGGACTACAGGGTCATGGCCACCTTCACTGAGTTCTACACGACTCTGCTGGGCTTCGTCAACTTCCGCCTCTACCAGTCACTCAACCTGCACTACCCACCCAAG CTCGAGGGCCAGCCCCATGCAGAAGCGAAGAGCAGTGAGGACACTTATGCTTTGGACTCTGAGAGCTCTATGGAG AAACTGGCTGCCCTTGGTGCCAGCCTGGCCCGTGTGGTGGTGCCCACGGAGGAGGAGGCTGAAGTGGATGAGTTTCCTGCCGATGGG GAGGTGTCGGCGCAGGAGGAGGACCGCAGGAAGGAGCTGGAGGCTCAGGAGAAGCACAAGAAGCTCTTTGAGGGCCTGAAGTTCTTCCTGAACCGCGAGGTGCCCCGCGAGGCCCTGGCTTTCATCATCAG GAGTTTTGGAGGGAACGTGTCCTGGGACAGATCTCTGTGCATCGGTGCCACCTACGACGTCACAGACTCCGGCATCACCCACCAGATTGTTGACCGGCCTGGGCAGCAGACCCCCGTCATTGGCAG GTGCTACGTGCAGCCCCAGTGGGTGTTCGACTCTGTGAACGCCCGGCTCCTCCTCCCCGTGGCAGACTACTTCCCTGGGGTGCAGCTGCCCCCACACCTCTCGCCCTTTGTGTCAGAGAAGGAAGGCGATTATGTCCCCCCTGAGAAGCTGAAGTTGCTGGCCCTGCAGCGGGGGGAGCACCCAG GAAATTTGAACGAATCTGAAGAGGAGGATGATGAAGAGGACAATGAAGGTGATGGTGATGAagacaaagaggaaggaaaagaagaggaggaggaggaggatatgGAGGCTGGttcagaaaaggaggaggaggcccaCCTGATGGCCCTGGAGGAGCGGAGGATGGAGGCCCAACAGACAGCCCCGGAGGAGCGGAGGACAGAGGCCCGACAGACGGCCCCAGaagagcagagggcagaggggaag AAGCCCAGGGTGATGGTGGGCACGGTGAAGCTGGAGGACAAGCAGCGGCTGGCTCAGGAGGAGGAGAGTGAGGCCAAGCGCCTGGCCATCATGATGATGAAGAAGCGGGAGAAGTACCTGTACAACAAGATCATGTTTGGCAAGAGGCGCAGAATCCGCGAG GCCAACAAACTGGCGGAGAAGCGGAAAGCCCATGATGAGGCTGTGAGGTCTGAGAAGAAGGCCAAGAAGGCAAGGCCGGTGTGA